In the genome of Aequorivita sp. H23M31, the window TAGCTCGCCCGTATTTGCGTTTGCGGTAACTGCCGTGCCGTTGCCAATTCCCGGTTCGGTATCAAAATAATACTCGAACTGTGTAAGCGTTTGTGCGCTTGTGGTGGCAAAGGCAAAGAGCAGTAAGAGCGCTATGTATAGCGTTCTCATATTAATGGGCTTTTGCGTTGATGGTAACGTTGATCGTTCCGTTTTTTGGGACAGTACCGTTATAACTCACTATATCCATTGCTGGAACCCCTCTTGGATTGCCTAGATATTTATAGTTGAAGTTGGAGGAAATACCGATTTCGGTCCCTCCAACGCCACCTGTTAATGCTGGGGATCCGGGCATTAAGGTAAGATCAGCAGGGGTGGCTCCAAAGTTTCCATTCCAATCATATGCGGCAAAATTTCCTCAAGTGGCATAATCTACGTTTACAAACTGGGGATCGGTGTTAAAAAAACTTTCAGTTTCACTGTAGTTACCTGCTAAGCTTACAGGATAAGAAGAATAATAATTATAAAAAAGATTGTTGCTCAGCTGGAAAGGACCGCCAGACAAATTGACTGATGTATTGCCATAAGGATAACTAAAAATAAACATATTATTCGAAAGATTTGCAGTTCCCAATCCGTAATTGTAGATATTAATATCATTGCTATATACACTTCGGAAAATATTATTGCTCACTACAATAGTCGCTGCATTGGAAATAGTTATGCTTGCTATTATATTGTTTGTTATTAACACGTTTGCAGCATTATTATATTGTCCTATGAAATTAATTTGGTTGCCCTGAATAACAATGTTATCAATGGTTTGATCCACCCCGTTTCCTATAGAGATACTACCTATCTTATTCTCAAAAATCTCAATATTCTCATAAGGTACCGTACCGCCCCCAATTGTGCTTATTGAAGAAATAGATAAACCTTTTAAAATTATATCTGATGCGGTTATGGAAATAGTGCCTATTTGACTGATATTGGTAGGCTCGCTATGCGAAGCCCCCACTATGGTAATTGCTTTTGAAATAGTTAAATTGCCATAACCGGTTCCCGAGGGTTGCACATAAATAATATCTCCGGCGCTGGCTGCATCGTGGGCCGTCTGAAGATTTGAATAAGCTGCCACGGAGCCGGGAGAGTTGTCCACGGTGAGAATGGCTTGCCCTTTTGTAATTGCCGTGGTTAGGCCTATTGCTAAAAATAGAAAGCCTTGCTGAAAAAAGTTTTTTGTTTTCATAATTGTTGGATTTTTAAGATTATTTTAACGGCTAAGATAGAGATGGGGTGTAATGCAAAAAATACCTAGTAGTGGGTATTTTTGCGGTAGAATTCTTATAAAGATCAGGGTTTTCCCCTGGATATTTTGAACCCGATTTTCTCAGAAAAAGAGTGGAAAGTTGGTTAAATGAACGATTTTAAAAATTGTGAAGTGAAACTATTAAACGACTACTCAATTTAGGAACGATTGAAATAAAATACCTATTTAAACATTCCGAACTATATAAGACTAAAATTATGAGCAGGTTTCTAAAGGCATTTAAAATGGGGAAAAGAGAGGTGAACAAATTTCTTTGTCGTTTTATAGATAAAAATTAGTGGGAAAATTAAAAGAAAACTTGCCTAAGTTATTAGGTTATTGAATCGGGTGCGACTCCTTCCGTTTTTTTCTTTTTGATTATAATCCCGAATAGCCTACCAATGCGCTGTACAAAAGAATCAAAATCAAATATTCCTTGATCGGTGGTAGCTCTGTATGTAAGCCAAATACCAAGTGGAAGCATTATCGCAGTATTTAGCCAAGCGGCGATGAAGGGAGCCAAGGTACCATCTTCCGCACTGTTTTTGGCGAAAATTCCGATAAAGTGGTAGGTTAAAAATAATAGAATGGCAATTACCATTGGCAATCCCATTCCACCTTTTCGGATAATGGCTCCTAAGGGTGCTCCTACAAAAAAGAGTATAATACAAGCCACCCCAAAAGTGTATTTTTCGTGAAGTGCAATTTCATTTTTGTTCAATTGCTTGGTCTTGGCCTTAAATTCTACCTTTTTCGCCTCTACAGTCTGAAGGGTTCCCTTAGTATTATTGAGGGCAAGTTTTACAATTTGTAATTTTTCTGCAGGTTTAAAAATATCAAGTATTGAATTTGTCGAAATAGGAGTGGTTATTGGTTTTTCCTTAATATCATCTTCGCCATCGACGACAAATTTCTCTAAACCACTGCGGTAATACATGTTTTTGGTATACGATTGTAAATCATATGTATAGCTATTTGAAAGAGAATCTATTTCGGAGCGTAATTCGCTGATATTGTACATGCTCTGGTTTTCAACCTTATTGTCTTTATCAATATCCCTGTTGTTCAAGGCTGTAAGGTCAATATTTATGGCGTATTCTTCAAAATAACTTTTAGCAAAAGGTTCTTTCTTTTGGTCTGCAGTCTTAGTTGTTTGAATATCCTCGTAATAATTACCATCTTTTAAAATCAAGGATAGCGTATTGCTGCCCTCTTTACTGGTAAGTTCGCCGTTGTTGGCGATTATAACCGTAAAATTGCCATTTGGTCGTTTTTCATTTTTTTTGTGAATGACGATATCTTCTAAAAATTGCCCTCTGTTGCCCGATTTGTTTTCTACCTTAATATTGAACATATCACCTATCTGACTGAATTGCCCTTCCGCAATAACCATGGATGGTTGGAATTGTTGAATATTCCGTCTTAGGTTTTGCCATTTGTATTCGGAATAAGGTATAACGCTATTGGCGAAAAAGTATGCAACGATTGAAAGCAATAGAATAAAGGCCATTACGCTTCCCATTGCTCTTTGCAAGGAAATACCTGTGGATTTCATTGCGGCAAATTCATAATTTTCGGAAAAACTTCCGAATACCATTAGTGAGGTAACTAGAATGGTGAGCGGAAGTACCAAGGGCATCATTTTGGGAGCGAAATACCAAAGGAATTTCATAATGATCCAAACGTCTAGATCCTTGCCCGCCAATTCTGAAATATAGAGCCAGATGGTCTGTAGGACAAATATGAACATTAAAATAATGAAGACGCTAAAGAACGTCTTCAAATAAGTAATCAATATATATCTGTCCAGTATTTTCAACCGTTCGTCCTATAACTTATTAATATAATATCCGTCTTTTTTGTATTTGGCTTCGTCAAAGGTAAATAAGGTCTTGGAAAGAGGTTGGTTTGTTTTAAAGGAATTTACGGTAAGAGTATACGATGTTCCATTCGAGTCCGTTTGGATCAGTTTGTATATATGTTTTGTCTGAACATCAATTCCTAAAAGAATGTCCTTGATTTCTGCTTTTGAATCGATTGGAATCAATTTCACAAATTGGATTTTTCTCCCTTTTACATTCTGTTCAATGTCCATTTTGTAAGTATATCCTTTTTCATAAAAAGTCAACATTTTTGACGGAGTAATTTCCTTATCGTTTTTAGGGTTATAAGTTGAGATGGTAACCTCTTCATCTTCCGGCACAATAGTATAAATGTTTTTTCCGTCAAAGATTCGAGTTGTACCCAACATGTTCAAAACATATTTATCACCTTCTAAGGTCACATCACCACGTGTATCCTGGTTTACATTTTCTTTGGAATTGTTTAAATTATATTTAAAGTCAATGGTAATGTTGTCGTAGCTTTTTACTTTTTCCGAAACCTCTCGAAGCAATGTTTTTGCATCTTGGGCTTGGGAAAACGTGATTGTTAAAAGAGCAATTAAAAGAATACCGTATTTTTTCATTTTAGTTTGCATTAATTTTCATTATCTATTAGTTGATTCAGAGCATCTAGTGTGGGAACAAGTACTTGACGAGCCTTACTTCCTTCAAAAGGTCCCACAATTCCTGCAGCTTCCATCTGGTCGATTATTCTTCCCGCCCTGTTATAGCCCAATTTTAATTTACGCTGGAGCAAGGATGCAGATCCTTGTTGGGCAATAACCAGGACCTCTGCGGCTTCGCGGAACAGAGCATCGCGTTCGTCCACGTTATTATCAAGAGTTGTGCCACCCTCTTCTCCCACATATTCAGGAAGAAGATAAGCATCGGGATATGCTTTTTGCGAACCGATAAAATCGGTTATATCGGCCACTTCGGGAGTATCCACGAAGGCACATTGTAACCTTGTAAGTTCATTTCCCTGGGTAAAGAGCATATCTCCCCGGCCAATAAGTTGGTCGGCTCCGCTGTTGTCCAAAATGGTCCTGGAATCTATTTTACTTGTTACCCTAAAAGCCAATCGTGCAGGGAAGTTTGCCTTTATTATCCCAGTAATTACGTTGACGGATGGACGTTGAGTGGCGATAATCAAATGGATACCGATGGCTCGTGCAAGTTGGGCAAGACGGGCAATGGGAGTTTCCACCTCTTTACCTGCAGTCATAATCAGATCGGCGAATTCGTCAATAACCAATACTATGTACGGTAGATAATGATGCCCATCGTTAGGATTTAACTTTCGGTTTTTAAATTTGGTATTGTATTCCTTAATGTTTCGTACCATCGCATCCTTAAGAAGGTCGTAACGATTGTCCATCTCGATACATAAAGAATTTAAGGTATTGATTACTTTATTGGTGTCTGTAATAATAGCTTCATCCGTATCAGGCAGTTTTGCCAGATAATGGCGTTCAATTTTGTTGAACAAAGTAAGCTCTACTTTTTTCGGGTCAACCAAAATAAACTTCACTTCTGCAGGATGCTTTTTATAAAGCAAGGAAGTAAGGACCGCGTTTAATCCAACCGATTTTCCTTGTCCTGTGGCACCGGCCATAAGCATGTGCGGCATTTTTGCAAGGTCCACCACAAAGGTCTCGTTGCTTATGGTTTTTCCAAAAGCTATGGGAAGTTCCATTTCTGCTCCTTGAAATTTTGACGAAGCAATTACCGACCGCATTGAAACGGTTTTTGGATTTTTATTTGGTACTTCAATTCCTATGGTACCGCGACCTGGGATGGGAGCAATAATACGAATTCCCAATGCTGAAAGGGACAATGCTATATCGTCCTCCAGATTTTTGATTTTTGAGATTCTAATTCCAGCATCGGGTACAATTTCATATAAAGTAACCGTAGGTCCAACAGTGGCTTTTATACTGGCGATTCCAATTTTATAGTTGCTGAGGGTCTCGACAATTCTATTTTTGTTTTCCTCTAGTTCCTCTTGATCAATGGTAATTCCACTGCCTGAGGTGTGATCGCGCAATAGTTCAATACTCGGAAAGCGATAATTACTAAGATCTAGACGGGGATCGAATTCACCGAAATCCTTTACCAATTTTTCACTAATACTTTCAACCTCTTCTTCTTCAGGTGCCTGTTCCACTTCCATTTCCACATCACTTTCCACATCGGACTTCAGAATAATTTTCTCAACAGGTGGAGGAGGAGTTGGTTTCTCCTTTTTAGACAGCTCTAACTCAACCTCAGTTTCTTCTTCTTCCTCATCTTCCTCGGCGATTAATTGCGATGTGGATATTTTGTGTTTTGTTTCCTGTTCAATGGGCGTAATTCTTTTATTTACTGTGCCAAAATCATCCTTTATTTGTTTTTTGGAAATTTTGACCGCGTTTATGGCCATATCTGGTGTAAGTTTTAACCGTACAACCAAATAGAAAATAAGAATAAAGGTCATGATTAAAATGGTTCCCACCAAACCTATATAATCCTGCATATAATCGTTGGTTTCAAAACCGACGGTACCACTCAGGATGGTAGCTTTGCCATCAAAAAAACCAAAGAAAATGGAAATCCAAAGCATCAGAAGTAAGCCCCAGAACCAGAATTTTACCAATTGTTTTTTAGCGTAATCGAAGAAATAATAAACTCCTGTAAGTCCAACGAGGAAAGCAATGATAAATGAGGCAACTCCAAATCCTTGATGGATAAAAAAGTGACCGATATGAGCTCCAAATTTGTTTAACCAGTTGTCGGCCTGCAGTTCACGGTCACCTAGCGTCCCAATATCACTTTGATCCGCTTGCCAAGTGAAAAAGTATGAGATAAAAGAAAGCAAAAGCGCCAATCCCAACAAAAATAGGAAGCTGCCCAACAAAATTTTTTGCTGTTTTGAAAGGGAAAACCTCATCTTTGTTCGTGGTGAACTGGTTGTTTTTTTCTTTTTTTTGGCCATTAATAAATGGGTTGGTTGTTCGGCAAAAATACAAATATCAAAATGTAATATTCCAAATAACTTTCAAATAACTAAATAACCTGGGAAAGCCATTTTATTGATAAATGTTTTATAATTTATAAGCTGATAAAACGCTAATAGTCAGTCTGCTAAAATTTGGGAATATATATAATACAGCCCACGATAACTGCCGACACTGCGGCGAAAAATACTGCTCCCGCGGCCACGTCTTTAATAAAACCAATCTTGTTGTGGAAATCGGGGTGAACAAAATCTGCGATTTCTTCAGCGGCAGTATTTAGTCCTTCAATACTAATTACCAATCCTATCGCCAAAATCTGGATCATCCATTCAATATTGGATATATTAAAATAGAATCCGGCAATCGTCATGATTATGGCAATCGCGGTTTGCACCTGGATACTAGCTTCGTAGCGGAGTAAGAGAAAAGCACCTTTTATGGCATACTGGAAGCCTTTCAGGCGCTTTCCCGTATATGTATCCCACATTATAGCAAAGTTTTTAGTGCTGCCAAATAGTCGGGCTCTTCACCAATATCGGATACTTGTTGACTATGAA includes:
- a CDS encoding right-handed parallel beta-helix repeat-containing protein, whose translation is MKTKNFFQQGFLFLAIGLTTAITKGQAILTVDNSPGSVAAYSNLQTAHDAASAGDIIYVQPSGTGYGNLTISKAITIVGASHSEPTNISQIGTISITASDIILKGLSISSISTIGGGTVPYENIEIFENKIGSISIGNGVDQTIDNIVIQGNQINFIGQYNNAANVLITNNIIASITISNAATIVVSNNIFRSVYSNDINIYNYGLGTANLSNNMFIFSYPYGNTSVNLSGGPFQLSNNLFYNYYSSYPVSLAGNYSETESFFNTDPQFVNVDYAT
- a CDS encoding LptF/LptG family permease translates to MKILDRYILITYLKTFFSVFIILMFIFVLQTIWLYISELAGKDLDVWIIMKFLWYFAPKMMPLVLPLTILVTSLMVFGSFSENYEFAAMKSTGISLQRAMGSVMAFILLLSIVAYFFANSVIPYSEYKWQNLRRNIQQFQPSMVIAEGQFSQIGDMFNIKVENKSGNRGQFLEDIVIHKKNEKRPNGNFTVIIANNGELTSKEGSNTLSLILKDGNYYEDIQTTKTADQKKEPFAKSYFEEYAINIDLTALNNRDIDKDNKVENQSMYNISELRSEIDSLSNSYTYDLQSYTKNMYYRSGLEKFVVDGEDDIKEKPITTPISTNSILDIFKPAEKLQIVKLALNNTKGTLQTVEAKKVEFKAKTKQLNKNEIALHEKYTFGVACIILFFVGAPLGAIIRKGGMGLPMVIAILLFLTYHFIGIFAKNSAEDGTLAPFIAAWLNTAIMLPLGIWLTYRATTDQGIFDFDSFVQRIGRLFGIIIKKKKTEGVAPDSIT
- a CDS encoding LolA family protein, with amino-acid sequence MKKYGILLIALLTITFSQAQDAKTLLREVSEKVKSYDNITIDFKYNLNNSKENVNQDTRGDVTLEGDKYVLNMLGTTRIFDGKNIYTIVPEDEEVTISTYNPKNDKEITPSKMLTFYEKGYTYKMDIEQNVKGRKIQFVKLIPIDSKAEIKDILLGIDVQTKHIYKLIQTDSNGTSYTLTVNSFKTNQPLSKTLFTFDEAKYKKDGYYINKL
- a CDS encoding FtsK/SpoIIIE family DNA translocase; the protein is MAKKKKKTTSSPRTKMRFSLSKQQKILLGSFLFLLGLALLLSFISYFFTWQADQSDIGTLGDRELQADNWLNKFGAHIGHFFIHQGFGVASFIIAFLVGLTGVYYFFDYAKKQLVKFWFWGLLLMLWISIFFGFFDGKATILSGTVGFETNDYMQDYIGLVGTILIMTFILIFYLVVRLKLTPDMAINAVKISKKQIKDDFGTVNKRITPIEQETKHKISTSQLIAEEDEEEEETEVELELSKKEKPTPPPPVEKIILKSDVESDVEMEVEQAPEEEEVESISEKLVKDFGEFDPRLDLSNYRFPSIELLRDHTSGSGITIDQEELEENKNRIVETLSNYKIGIASIKATVGPTVTLYEIVPDAGIRISKIKNLEDDIALSLSALGIRIIAPIPGRGTIGIEVPNKNPKTVSMRSVIASSKFQGAEMELPIAFGKTISNETFVVDLAKMPHMLMAGATGQGKSVGLNAVLTSLLYKKHPAEVKFILVDPKKVELTLFNKIERHYLAKLPDTDEAIITDTNKVINTLNSLCIEMDNRYDLLKDAMVRNIKEYNTKFKNRKLNPNDGHHYLPYIVLVIDEFADLIMTAGKEVETPIARLAQLARAIGIHLIIATQRPSVNVITGIIKANFPARLAFRVTSKIDSRTILDNSGADQLIGRGDMLFTQGNELTRLQCAFVDTPEVADITDFIGSQKAYPDAYLLPEYVGEEGGTTLDNNVDERDALFREAAEVLVIAQQGSASLLQRKLKLGYNRAGRIIDQMEAAGIVGPFEGSKARQVLVPTLDALNQLIDNEN
- a CDS encoding diacylglycerol kinase, producing MWDTYTGKRLKGFQYAIKGAFLLLRYEASIQVQTAIAIIMTIAGFYFNISNIEWMIQILAIGLVISIEGLNTAAEEIADFVHPDFHNKIGFIKDVAAGAVFFAAVSAVIVGCIIYIPKF